Proteins from a genomic interval of Medicago truncatula cultivar Jemalong A17 chromosome 3, MtrunA17r5.0-ANR, whole genome shotgun sequence:
- the LOC11441461 gene encoding transcription factor SPEECHLESS: MDESLYDIFEDRTEFGNSDDLFAILESLEDFTDFPLINQAEAATPKENEVTSTSRLVSQKSTSSLQDSETELETEPKRKRQKLTPTLLEEQINSVDGQQRVSHITVERNRRKQMNEHLSVLRSLMPCFYVKRGDQASIIGGVVDYITELQQLLQALEAKKQRKVYSEVLSPRLVPSPRPSPLSPRKPPLSPRLNLPISPRTPQPTSPYKPRMQQSYIALSPLDPSPTSSSTSSVNDNINELVANSKSPIADVEVKFSGPHVLLKTVSQRIPGQPLKIISALEDLALEILHVNINSTSDDTMLNSFTIKIGIECQLSAEELAQQIQQTFC; encoded by the exons ATGGATGAAAGCTTATATGATATATTTGAAGACAGAACAGAATTCGGTAACAGCGATGATCTCTTCGCCATTTTGGAGAGTCTAGAAGATTTTACTGATTTTCCTCTTATCAACCAAGCTGAAGCTGCTACTCCAAAAGAGAATGAGGTCACTTCGACATCGAGATTGGTGTCTCAAAAATCAACCTCTTCGCTGCAAGATTCTGAAACTGAACTTGAAACTGAACCCAAAAGGAAGAGACAGAAGCTGACACCAACTTTGCTTGAGGAACAGATTAACAGTGTTGATGGACAACAAAGGGTTTCTCATATTACTGTGGAGCGAAACAGAAGAAAGCAAATGAATGAGCATTTGTCTGTTTTAAGGTCACTTATGCCTTGCTTTTATGTCAAAAGG GGAGATCAAGCATCAATAATTGGAGGTGTAGTTGATTACATCACAGAGTTGCAACAACTACTCCAAGCCCTTGAAGccaagaaacaaagaaaagtatACAGTGAAGTACTAAGTCCAAGATTAGTTCCAAGTCCAAGACCTTCACCACTAAGTCCAAGAAAACCACCTCTAAGTCCAAGACTAAACTTGCCAATTAGTCCAAGAACTCCACAACCAACTAGCCCTTACAAACCACGAATGCAACAAAGCTACATTGCACTTTCACCTCTTGATCCATCACCTACTAGTTCCTCTACTTCCTCAGTCAATGATAACATCAATGAACTTGTTGCTAATTCAAAGTCTCCTATTGCTGACGTGGAGGTCAAGTTTTCAGGTCCTCATGTTCTTTTGAAAACTGTTTCTCAAAGAATTCCAGGACAACCTTTGAAGATTATATCTGCACTTGAAGATCTTGCACTTGAAATTCTCCATGTTAACATTAATAGTACTTCTGATGATACCATGTTGAACTCCTTCACTATCAAG ATTGGAATTGAATGCCAACTGAGTGCTGAAGAACTTGCTCAACAAATCCAGCAAACATTCTGCTAA
- the LOC11428190 gene encoding probable WRKY transcription factor 41, with protein MGDSKNLIDELLHGLELARQLQIYLNVSSSSNETREILIQKIISTFEKALEMVNRKRHVNMGESSKQQYPSASGTLAIRISDSPPLSCSPRSEDSDRDFNRDHNASRKRNTLPIRWTKHIRVEPGMAMEGPLDDGYSWRKYGQKDILGAMHPRGYYRCTHRNVLGCLATKQVQRSDEDPTIFEITYRGNHTCTIASNVVGPTLNNPFQTQETNIVNTNPQSLDQQKPPNEQLLNNLRTGLRVQTENLDFQNQSFVPFGNHVLESSFAENFNSPSYVSPANSGISHFSMSPTPSVFPNMASEIIPPATSAANTPTASMEFPFDQFEFDGQNFTFHNSRFFS; from the exons ATGGGAGATTCAAAGAACTTAATAGATGAGCTACTACATGGATTGGAGTTGGCAAGACAGCTTCAAATCTATCTCAACGTGTCTTCTTCGTCCAATGAAACACGTGAGATTTTGATCCAGAAAATTATATCCACGTTTGAAAAGGCACTTGAAATGGTTAACCGTAAAAGACATGTTAATATGGGTGAGTCTTCAAAGCAACAATACCCCTCAGCCTCAGGAACACTTGCCATCCGAATATCAGATTCACCACCTTTGAGCTGTAGTCCACGAAGTGAAGACTCCGACAGAGATTTTAACCGTGATCACAATGCTTCTAGAAAAAG gaaCACTCTACCAATTAGATGGACAAAACATATTCGAGTTGAACCAGGAATGGCAATGGAAGGTCCTCTTGATGATGGGTATAGTTGGAGAAAATATGGTCAGAAAGACATCCTTGGAGCCATGCATCCAAG AGGCTATTACAGATGCACTCATAGAAACGTTCTAGGATGTTTGGCAACAAAGCAAGTACAAAGATCTGATGAAGACCCAACAATCTTCGAAATCACATACCGAGGAAACCACACATGCACAATTGCTTCCAATGTGGTTGGTCCAACATTAAATAATCCATTCCAAACACAAGAAACAAATATTGTTAACACAAACCCTCAAAGCCTTGATCAACAAAAACCACCAAATGAACAACTTTTGAACAACCTACGAACAGGTCTAAGAGTTCAAACTGAGAACCTAGATTTCCAAAACCAATCATTTGTTCCATTTGGAAACCATGTACTTGAAAGTAGCTTTGCTGAAAACTTCAATTCTCCTTCATATGTTTCCCCTGCAAATTCAGGAATAAGTCACTTCTCGATGTCTCCAACTCCAAGTGTGTTCCCAAATATGGCAAGTGAGATTATTCCACCAGCTACTTCTGCTGCAAACACACCAACGGCTTCAATGGAGTTTCCATTTgatcaatttgaatttgatggCCAAAACTTCACCTTCCACAACTCACGATTTTTCTCTTAA